One genomic region from Coleofasciculus sp. FACHB-1120 encodes:
- a CDS encoding glycoside hydrolase family 10 protein: MKLHFIPRGWWRSLKYLLLMFLASLTAVLLAGNPISAIAQSPMPEPEAIEQSPIPEATPQKRFQEIRGVWMTNNDTKILRDRPKLQNAVSQLAQLNFNTIYPVVWNSGYTLFESAIAERKGIQSSVSKGLQGQDIIADLISQAHRQGLLVIPWFEFGFMAPPISELTSKHPNWITQRRDGSQTWIGAAGEVVWLNPFHPEVQQFITDLVLEVVTKYDADGIQFDDHTSLPNEFGYDRYTLALYKQETKKDAPSNPKDPAWVRWRADKITAFMTQLNKAVKERKPNAIFSVAPNPYVTAYNTYLQDWLTWVRKDIVDELIVQVYRPDLQSFLDQLTRPEIQEVQQKIPTGVGVLTGLRKKPVSMRLIQSKVRAARDRGLGVTFFYYESLWDKAPEPIAERQSNFQSLFNFPASRFAIR; this comes from the coding sequence ATGAAATTACATTTCATTCCTAGAGGTTGGTGGCGATCGCTCAAGTATCTCTTGTTAATGTTTCTGGCATCATTGACCGCAGTATTGCTGGCTGGCAACCCCATCTCTGCGATCGCGCAAAGCCCAATGCCAGAACCAGAAGCAATCGAGCAAAGCCCAATACCAGAAGCCACCCCTCAGAAACGTTTTCAGGAAATTCGCGGGGTTTGGATGACCAACAATGACACTAAAATCCTCAGAGATCGCCCCAAACTGCAAAATGCTGTAAGTCAACTGGCGCAGCTAAACTTCAACACCATCTATCCTGTAGTGTGGAATTCTGGCTATACGCTTTTCGAGAGTGCCATAGCAGAACGAAAAGGCATTCAATCTTCTGTCAGCAAAGGCTTACAGGGACAAGATATCATCGCTGACTTGATTTCCCAAGCCCATCGCCAAGGCTTGCTAGTGATTCCCTGGTTTGAGTTCGGTTTCATGGCTCCCCCGATATCGGAACTGACGTCAAAACATCCTAATTGGATTACGCAACGGCGCGATGGTAGCCAAACTTGGATTGGCGCTGCGGGTGAGGTTGTGTGGCTTAATCCCTTCCATCCAGAGGTGCAGCAGTTCATCACCGATCTTGTGCTGGAAGTCGTCACTAAATATGATGCCGATGGCATTCAGTTTGACGATCACACCAGTTTGCCCAATGAATTTGGCTACGATCGCTACACGCTTGCCTTGTACAAACAGGAAACCAAGAAAGATGCGCCTTCCAATCCCAAAGATCCTGCATGGGTGCGCTGGCGTGCAGATAAAATCACGGCATTCATGACACAACTCAACAAAGCTGTAAAAGAGAGAAAACCCAACGCAATTTTCTCTGTTGCCCCTAATCCCTACGTCACCGCTTACAATACTTATCTGCAAGATTGGCTGACTTGGGTGCGAAAAGATATCGTGGATGAGTTAATTGTGCAAGTTTATCGTCCCGATCTGCAAAGTTTTCTCGACCAGCTTACCCGCCCGGAAATTCAAGAAGTGCAACAAAAAATTCCAACCGGAGTTGGGGTTCTCACAGGCTTGAGAAAGAAGCCGGTTTCGATGCGACTGATTCAATCTAAAGTACGGGCAGCTCGCGATCGCGGTTTAGGTGTAACTTTCTTCTATTATGAAAGCCTTTGGGACAAGGCACCAGAACCTATCGCGGAACGGCAATCTAATTTTCAAAGTCTCTTCAACTTCCCGGCTTCCCGCTTTGCAATTAGATAA
- a CDS encoding neutral zinc metallopeptidase, which yields MRWEFGRKSSNVEDRRGGGVSGPVVGGGIGTIVLAVIVALLGGDPGAVLQQGQEQVPSDRTSSQSPQTQSSATNDRMADFVSVVLADTEDTWGTLFRQNGETYVEPKLVLFSNSVQSACGSASAAVGPFYCPADQKVYIDLSFYQDLKYKLNAPGDFAQAYVIAHEVGHHVQNLMGISSKVRTLQRQADRTEANQLSVRLELQADCFAGIWAHHANRSRQILEEGDVEEALNAASSIGDDRLQSQSRGRVVPDSFTHGSSAQRVRWFKRGIQTGEPAQCNTFAAANP from the coding sequence ATGCGCTGGGAATTCGGTCGGAAAAGCAGCAACGTTGAGGACAGGCGCGGGGGTGGGGTTTCCGGTCCTGTGGTAGGGGGCGGGATTGGAACAATTGTTCTAGCGGTGATTGTTGCTCTCTTGGGGGGCGATCCGGGTGCGGTGTTGCAGCAAGGACAAGAACAAGTACCGAGCGATCGCACCTCTTCCCAGTCTCCTCAAACACAATCATCTGCTACGAACGATCGCATGGCTGATTTCGTTTCGGTTGTCTTGGCGGATACAGAAGATACATGGGGTACCCTGTTTCGCCAAAACGGAGAAACCTATGTCGAGCCTAAGTTAGTTCTCTTCTCAAATTCGGTACAGTCGGCTTGTGGTTCTGCCAGTGCGGCAGTCGGGCCGTTTTATTGCCCCGCCGATCAAAAAGTCTATATTGACTTAAGTTTTTATCAAGATTTGAAGTATAAGCTCAACGCGCCCGGAGACTTTGCCCAAGCGTATGTAATTGCTCACGAGGTTGGGCATCATGTGCAGAACTTAATGGGAATTTCTAGTAAAGTTCGTACATTACAGCGTCAAGCCGATCGGACAGAGGCAAATCAACTTTCAGTTAGGTTGGAGTTACAAGCAGACTGTTTTGCTGGCATCTGGGCGCATCATGCCAATCGTTCCCGGCAAATTCTGGAGGAAGGCGACGTTGAGGAAGCGCTGAATGCTGCTAGCAGTATTGGCGACGATCGCTTGCAGAGTCAGTCCAGAGGGCGTGTTGTCCCGGATTCTTTTACTCACGGTAGTTCAGCGCAGCGAGTCCGCTGGTTCAAGCGGGGGATTCAGACAGGCGAACCTGCACAATGCAATACCTTTGCAGCAGCAAATCCCTAG
- a CDS encoding DUF6745 domain-containing protein: MIFELTAQQKSLIADYRMKWYSMAISTQPVDKTRAFSAIEAVYQKISNAEIPDIYYFDSPHSITNLSFISHIYPAANLSNRRKLNNIIRKFKNQLIKHGFFRDSFRRHIVYPLIEIVGKQFDIGLWNSLHKQFSFWSPLNSLIPGSLRDSEKLSLIWKSGKPNHQRQIEQFWLYLTPGLVSPDTECSICGLLDFCTSELGCFIEEDLWHTLRTYVSECGWTFLFQDFCFTCQRPHKVLLDEQNRPHAENEAAIEFLDGFSVFAKNGMLALNCDQSNNPPAPDGT, translated from the coding sequence ATGATTTTTGAATTGACAGCACAGCAAAAATCTCTGATTGCTGACTATCGAATGAAGTGGTATTCAATGGCAATCTCAACCCAGCCAGTTGATAAAACAAGAGCCTTTTCCGCAATTGAGGCAGTTTACCAGAAAATCTCAAACGCAGAAATACCTGACATCTACTATTTCGACAGTCCGCATAGTATAACTAACCTCAGCTTTATAAGCCATATTTATCCGGCCGCAAACTTGTCCAATCGACGTAAGCTGAACAACATCATTAGAAAATTTAAAAATCAATTAATCAAACATGGATTTTTTCGTGATTCTTTTCGTAGACATATTGTTTATCCGCTGATTGAAATTGTTGGAAAGCAGTTTGATATTGGGCTATGGAACAGTTTGCATAAACAATTTAGCTTCTGGTCCCCGCTCAATAGTTTGATACCTGGAAGCCTACGCGATAGTGAAAAATTATCTTTAATCTGGAAATCCGGTAAACCCAATCATCAAAGGCAAATAGAGCAATTTTGGCTATATTTGACACCGGGTTTGGTTTCACCAGACACAGAATGTAGTATTTGTGGATTGCTGGACTTCTGCACCTCTGAGTTAGGATGCTTTATAGAAGAAGACTTATGGCACACACTCAGAACCTACGTTTCTGAGTGTGGTTGGACATTTTTATTTCAAGATTTCTGTTTCACCTGTCAACGTCCACATAAAGTGCTGCTTGATGAGCAAAATCGACCTCATGCGGAGAATGAAGCAGCCATCGAATTTTTAGATGGTTTCAGTGTATTTGCCAAGAATGGTATGCTAGCTCTCAATTGCGACCAGTCTAACAATCCGCCTGCACCTGACGGAACGTGA
- a CDS encoding Rieske 2Fe-2S domain-containing protein: MQSMLFGAPWLLAHKSMLVANQPRKICLYGNDYVMWKDAAGAIHALPNACPHMGAMLSEGWCEAHIDGTSTVVCPFHALSFDSEGCTVLPGSEKKTLPQLKPLELTIQGDFIWSYGGYEPKVPIPAVLNDIADTYYFVGNTADTSVETDLLTMLLNMHDYNHQNGTHRELFRVTNVEFHQFIDNGHHSHAFYDMPTAPYSLAEKLRKPDLFLVPTTIKAHLENYFPSLVIFHGEMPLGKAVQCHIFVPEAENRTRTYILLFGQAKHPAFKLFGRTYLKFGKIVVDQDADILGEIYPNTPQKIKLNNEVGMDWVRRNFQSFPNVVEPNLSK, from the coding sequence ATGCAGTCTATGCTTTTCGGTGCGCCTTGGTTGTTGGCGCACAAGTCGATGTTGGTAGCGAATCAACCTCGGAAAATTTGTCTGTATGGTAATGATTATGTGATGTGGAAAGACGCTGCTGGAGCAATCCATGCCCTGCCTAATGCCTGTCCTCACATGGGAGCAATGTTGTCAGAAGGATGGTGCGAAGCACACATTGATGGTACGAGTACGGTCGTCTGTCCGTTTCATGCCTTGTCATTTGATTCAGAAGGATGCACCGTTTTGCCGGGATCGGAAAAGAAAACTTTGCCTCAACTGAAACCTTTAGAGTTAACAATTCAAGGAGATTTCATCTGGTCTTACGGCGGATACGAGCCGAAAGTGCCGATTCCCGCAGTCCTGAATGACATTGCAGATACCTACTACTTTGTCGGGAATACCGCAGATACAAGTGTAGAGACCGATTTGCTGACTATGTTGCTGAATATGCACGACTATAATCACCAAAACGGCACTCACCGGGAATTATTCCGAGTTACCAATGTGGAATTTCATCAATTTATTGACAATGGGCATCATTCCCATGCGTTTTATGATATGCCCACCGCCCCTTACAGCTTGGCAGAAAAGCTGAGAAAACCCGATTTATTCCTAGTCCCGACAACCATCAAAGCCCACCTGGAAAACTACTTCCCATCTCTGGTGATTTTTCATGGTGAAATGCCATTAGGTAAAGCAGTCCAGTGTCACATCTTTGTCCCAGAAGCCGAGAACCGCACAAGGACTTACATTTTGCTATTTGGTCAAGCCAAGCACCCTGCCTTTAAGCTATTTGGCAGGACATATCTCAAGTTTGGCAAGATAGTAGTCGATCAAGATGCTGATATTTTGGGTGAAATTTATCCGAATACGCCTCAGAAAATTAAACTCAATAATGAGGTGGGTATGGACTGGGTGCGGCGCAATTTTCAAAGTTTCCCAAATGTTGTAGAACCTAATCTTTCAAAGTAG
- a CDS encoding ATP-binding protein yields the protein MNIKTARPAKSTQQFPLRLILIVPFVLQIFAAVGLVGYLSFINGQKAVNDLASQLIDKASQQVDEHLDTYLALPQQLNQINADAIASGRLNLNDPRTSEQYFWSQARAFETLSYIGYALPNGAESGAGRWVNGVNLLVYENLPGNGAASDYTADQRGNRKSLVQSYQADPLLPPGVKDIIKKGKPAWAAIYTYAFENTVEITEAGKAIKSQSGTSDIGLNYYVAVPARYPIYDQKGKLRSLLMVDLLLTNVSEFLRNLKVSPSGQVFIMERDGLLIGSSSTQPVVHKVNGETKRLSTLETPDPLIRAVAEKLKKQFNNFTTLQNTQELEVTFNGQRQFIQVTPWRDRFGLDWLVVVTVPESDFNSQINANTRTTILLCLGALAVATILGIYTSRWITRPILKLSQASEAIATGQLDQTVETTNIKELDAVAQSFNHMASQLQDSFNELAQTNAELENRVEARTAELSQTLVDLRRTQAQVIQTEKMSSLGQLVAGVAHEINNPVNFIHGNVTFVDEYAQNLLELVQLYQQEYPLPTPGIQARIDEIDLEFLNQDMLKLLSSMKLGTERIREIVKSLRTFSRLDEADMKEVDIHEGIESTLLILQHRLKAKPDRPAIAVIRDYGKLPLVECYPGQLNQVLMNIVVNAIDALEETKANCTYQEKKDHPDQITISTSVIDSQWVQIAIADNGVGIPKDIQQRIFNPFFTTKPIGKGTGMGMSISYQIITEKHGGKLECFSTLGEGSEFAIQIPIRQQVRVAV from the coding sequence TTGAATATCAAAACAGCTCGTCCTGCTAAGTCTACGCAACAGTTTCCCTTGCGTCTGATTCTTATCGTTCCCTTTGTATTACAAATATTTGCCGCGGTAGGGTTAGTTGGCTATCTCTCATTTATCAACGGGCAGAAAGCAGTCAATGACCTAGCCAGTCAACTGATTGACAAAGCCAGTCAGCAGGTTGACGAACACTTGGATACTTATTTGGCACTGCCACAGCAGTTGAACCAAATCAATGCAGATGCGATCGCTTCTGGACGATTGAATCTGAATGACCCCAGAACAAGCGAGCAGTATTTCTGGAGTCAAGCTAGAGCATTTGAAACACTTAGCTATATTGGCTATGCTCTACCGAATGGTGCCGAATCAGGCGCTGGGCGTTGGGTTAATGGCGTGAATCTCCTGGTTTATGAAAATCTCCCTGGAAACGGTGCAGCATCGGATTACACCGCCGATCAACGGGGAAACCGGAAAAGCCTTGTGCAGAGTTATCAGGCTGATCCTTTATTGCCACCCGGAGTGAAAGACATTATCAAAAAAGGTAAGCCAGCCTGGGCTGCTATCTATACCTACGCATTTGAAAACACGGTAGAGATTACTGAAGCAGGCAAGGCAATAAAAAGCCAAAGCGGCACTTCGGATATTGGTCTTAATTACTATGTTGCAGTTCCTGCTAGATATCCCATTTATGACCAGAAGGGCAAGTTACGCAGCCTTTTGATGGTAGATTTGCTGCTAACAAATGTGAGTGAATTTCTACGCAACCTGAAAGTTAGCCCTTCCGGACAAGTGTTTATCATGGAACGCGATGGCTTGCTGATTGGCAGTTCCAGCACTCAACCAGTTGTACACAAAGTCAATGGTGAAACAAAACGCCTGAGTACGCTAGAAACCCCAGATCCGTTGATTCGCGCTGTAGCAGAAAAATTAAAAAAACAATTTAATAATTTCACAACCCTTCAAAATACTCAAGAACTTGAGGTGACGTTCAACGGACAGCGTCAGTTTATTCAAGTTACGCCCTGGCGCGATCGCTTTGGGTTAGACTGGCTGGTGGTTGTCACCGTGCCGGAATCTGATTTCAATTCCCAAATTAATGCCAACACTCGCACAACTATCCTCCTGTGTCTGGGAGCATTGGCAGTAGCAACGATTTTAGGAATCTATACATCACGCTGGATTACTCGTCCGATCTTAAAGTTGAGCCAAGCATCCGAAGCGATCGCGACTGGACAGTTAGACCAAACGGTGGAAACGACCAACATCAAAGAGTTAGATGCGGTGGCACAATCCTTTAACCACATGGCGTCTCAGTTACAAGATTCCTTTAACGAACTCGCGCAGACGAACGCCGAATTGGAAAATCGAGTTGAAGCCAGAACCGCAGAACTCTCACAAACCCTGGTTGATTTGCGGCGCACTCAAGCACAAGTGATCCAAACAGAAAAGATGTCCAGTCTGGGACAATTAGTTGCGGGAGTAGCCCATGAAATTAATAATCCGGTTAACTTTATTCATGGCAATGTCACCTTTGTCGATGAATATGCTCAGAATCTTCTAGAGTTAGTGCAGCTTTACCAGCAAGAATATCCCCTTCCCACGCCTGGAATTCAAGCCAGAATTGATGAGATAGATTTAGAGTTTCTCAACCAAGATATGTTGAAGTTGCTCTCATCCATGAAATTGGGGACTGAACGCATACGAGAAATTGTTAAATCGCTAAGGACGTTCTCTCGATTGGATGAAGCGGACATGAAAGAAGTGGATATCCATGAAGGAATTGAAAGTACGCTGCTGATCTTGCAACATCGCCTAAAAGCAAAACCAGATCGCCCAGCGATCGCAGTGATTCGAGACTATGGAAAACTGCCCCTTGTGGAGTGTTATCCGGGACAACTCAACCAAGTCTTAATGAATATCGTAGTAAACGCGATTGATGCACTCGAAGAAACCAAAGCCAATTGCACCTATCAGGAGAAAAAAGACCATCCCGATCAAATCACTATCTCCACTTCAGTGATTGATTCGCAATGGGTGCAAATCGCGATCGCGGATAATGGAGTTGGTATTCCCAAAGACATTCAGCAACGGATATTCAATCCCTTCTTCACAACTAAACCGATTGGGAAGGGGACAGGGATGGGGATGTCCATCAGCTATCAAATTATTACGGAAAAACATGGTGGTAAATTAGAATGCTTCTCCACTCTTGGTGAGGGAAGCGAGTTTGCGATTCAGATTCCCATCCGTCAACAAGTTAGGGTTGCTGTCTAA
- a CDS encoding M90 family metallopeptidase, giving the protein MVETIIVFLIVGLIITGILVNPVLVKRRRNRLQQRPFLPLWNAIVENNLPIYLFLSPAERKRLQGHIQVFLAEKQFIGCGGLEVTEEMKVIIAAVACLLLLNQRETYFPKLRSILVYPSTYFVNETAYTGNYIVEERRVARLGESWTNDQLVLSWEQVKQDTSNWRDGHNVVLHEFAHQLDQEDGKAEGVPILQRDSDYDLWAKVMTEEYQQLCNDIQRGAKTVMNSYGATNPAEFFAVATETFFEKPHQLLKKHPALYEQLQRYYQLDPVQWV; this is encoded by the coding sequence ATGGTTGAAACAATTATTGTTTTTCTGATCGTTGGACTGATTATCACTGGGATTTTAGTCAATCCGGTCCTAGTTAAACGACGACGGAACCGCCTGCAACAGCGTCCTTTTTTACCCCTATGGAATGCAATTGTTGAGAATAATCTTCCAATTTACCTTTTTCTTTCTCCCGCTGAACGAAAACGGCTTCAGGGACACATTCAAGTGTTTTTAGCAGAGAAACAATTTATTGGTTGTGGAGGATTAGAGGTAACAGAAGAAATGAAGGTAATTATTGCGGCTGTTGCCTGCTTACTCCTACTCAACCAGCGAGAAACCTACTTTCCTAAACTTCGTTCAATTCTGGTTTACCCTAGCACATATTTTGTTAATGAAACCGCTTACACCGGAAATTATATTGTTGAAGAAAGGCGTGTAGCTAGACTGGGAGAATCGTGGACAAATGACCAACTGGTACTGTCTTGGGAACAGGTGAAACAAGATACTTCCAATTGGCGGGATGGACATAACGTTGTGCTTCATGAATTTGCTCATCAGTTGGATCAAGAAGATGGTAAAGCTGAGGGTGTTCCTATTTTGCAGCGAGACTCAGACTATGACCTTTGGGCAAAAGTGATGACGGAAGAATATCAACAACTCTGCAATGATATTCAACGAGGCGCAAAGACAGTAATGAATAGCTACGGTGCAACGAATCCCGCAGAATTTTTTGCCGTAGCGACTGAGACATTCTTTGAAAAACCCCACCAATTACTGAAGAAGCATCCGGCACTTTACGAACAACTGCAACGCTACTATCAACTAGATCCAGTGCAGTGGGTTTAA
- a CDS encoding Spy/CpxP family protein refolding chaperone: MKMKPLFFLPGAIALMLAASPMIPAFTNVAFAGPGRAGGAGMKYNQLNLTDAQKAQMQQIKESTRQQMDAIFTAEQKEQMRLAKEQRQRPNLNLTEDQKTRLKAVRQSSKSQMEAVLTAEQKQQLEQLRQQWRQRRQQPQF, translated from the coding sequence ATGAAGATGAAACCTTTGTTCTTCTTGCCAGGAGCGATCGCGTTGATGCTTGCCGCTTCCCCAATGATTCCCGCTTTCACCAATGTTGCCTTTGCTGGTCCTGGTCGCGCTGGTGGCGCAGGAATGAAGTATAACCAGCTGAATTTGACTGATGCTCAAAAAGCCCAAATGCAGCAAATTAAAGAGTCTACGCGGCAGCAAATGGATGCTATTTTCACCGCAGAGCAAAAGGAACAAATGCGCCTTGCTAAAGAGCAACGGCAAAGACCGAATCTAAACCTGACTGAAGACCAAAAAACAAGACTTAAAGCGGTTCGCCAGAGTAGCAAGAGCCAAATGGAAGCAGTGTTGACTGCTGAGCAAAAACAACAACTTGAGCAATTGCGCCAGCAATGGCGTCAACGCCGTCAACAACCACAGTTTTAA
- a CDS encoding addiction module protein, whose translation MDITARLNEIAALSIEDRILLVQAIWDSIAAEQAYPDLTAPQNQELDARINDYETNPGNVLIWEEIKASIKRQQ comes from the coding sequence ATGGACATCACAGCTAGGTTAAATGAAATTGCAGCCCTGAGCATTGAAGATAGAATTCTTCTTGTGCAAGCAATCTGGGACAGTATTGCAGCCGAGCAAGCTTACCCTGATTTGACAGCACCACAAAACCAGGAACTTGATGCTCGGATCAATGACTATGAAACGAATCCTGGCAATGTACTGATTTGGGAAGAAATCAAAGCATCGATTAAGAGACAGCAATAA
- a CDS encoding BrnT family toxin: MEFEWDETKAAINCKKHGVSFEEAKTVFDNPLALIFDDEKHSVDEHREIIIGHSRNNQLLLVSYTERPNAIRIISARLVTRREREDYEQNAF; encoded by the coding sequence ATGGAGTTTGAATGGGACGAAACCAAGGCAGCGATCAACTGCAAGAAGCATGGTGTGAGCTTTGAAGAAGCAAAGACAGTTTTTGACAATCCACTTGCCCTAATCTTTGATGATGAGAAACATTCAGTAGATGAGCATCGGGAAATTATCATTGGTCACTCTCGGAACAATCAATTGCTGCTAGTCAGCTATACTGAACGTCCAAATGCAATCCGTATCATTAGTGCCCGTCTCGTCACTCGCAGAGAGCGTGAAGATTATGAACAAAACGCCTTTTGA
- the ilvA gene encoding threonine ammonia-lyase, biosynthetic has product MLCDYLVQILTARVYDVAQETPLEYAPNLSTRLNNKLLLKREDMQSVFSFKLRGAYNKMAHLSPDMLAQGVIAASAGNHAQGVALAARQLGTRSLIVMPVTTPQVKVDAVKARGGEVVLHGDTYDDAYAFARQMEAEKGLTFIHPFDDPHVIAGQGTIGMEILRQCQQPIHAIFVAIGGGGLISGIAAYVKRLRPDIKIIGVEPVDADAMHQSLKAGKRVRLSNVGLFADGVAVREVGEETFRLCQEYVDEIILVGTDDTCAAIKDVFEDTRSILEPAGALAIAGAKAYAEREQIEGQTLVAVACGANMNFDRLRFVAERAEFGERREAIYAVTIPEQPGSLRKFCECLGRRNLTEFSYRIADEKEAQIFVGVQIQNRADAAKMAESFEACGFKTLDLTDDELTKLHLRHMVGGRSPLACDELLYRFEFPERPGALMKFVGSMSPNWNISMFHYRNNGADYGRIVVGMQVPPREMEEWQAFLDTLGYRYWDESKNPAYKLFLGQENCIPLSPYR; this is encoded by the coding sequence ATGCTTTGCGACTACCTGGTACAAATCCTGACGGCTCGTGTCTACGATGTCGCCCAAGAAACGCCCCTCGAATACGCCCCAAACCTCTCCACACGACTGAATAACAAACTTCTGCTCAAGCGGGAGGATATGCAATCAGTGTTTTCCTTCAAGCTGCGGGGTGCTTATAACAAAATGGCGCACCTGTCGCCGGATATGCTGGCACAGGGTGTGATTGCTGCATCCGCCGGGAACCATGCCCAAGGCGTCGCCCTAGCTGCACGTCAGTTGGGAACGCGATCGCTTATCGTCATGCCTGTCACCACGCCGCAAGTCAAGGTAGATGCCGTTAAAGCGCGAGGGGGAGAAGTTGTATTGCATGGCGATACCTACGACGATGCTTATGCTTTTGCCCGTCAGATGGAAGCCGAAAAAGGCTTAACTTTTATTCACCCCTTTGACGATCCGCACGTAATTGCCGGACAGGGGACAATTGGGATGGAAATTCTGCGGCAATGTCAGCAACCCATTCATGCTATTTTTGTGGCGATTGGGGGAGGGGGATTGATTTCTGGGATTGCGGCGTATGTGAAACGGTTACGTCCCGATATTAAGATTATTGGCGTTGAACCCGTCGATGCCGATGCGATGCATCAATCCTTGAAAGCCGGGAAACGGGTGCGCTTGTCGAATGTGGGTTTATTTGCCGATGGGGTTGCAGTGCGGGAAGTCGGGGAAGAAACCTTCCGGCTGTGTCAAGAGTATGTCGATGAAATCATTCTGGTGGGTACAGATGACACTTGTGCTGCAATTAAAGATGTATTTGAGGATACGCGATCGATTCTAGAACCAGCGGGTGCATTAGCGATCGCAGGTGCGAAAGCCTACGCCGAACGGGAGCAAATCGAAGGACAAACGCTAGTTGCTGTTGCCTGCGGTGCTAACATGAACTTCGATCGCCTCCGCTTTGTCGCAGAACGCGCCGAGTTTGGCGAACGCCGCGAAGCCATTTATGCTGTTACAATTCCCGAACAACCGGGCAGTCTCCGTAAGTTTTGCGAATGTCTTGGCAGACGCAATCTTACTGAATTTAGCTATCGCATTGCCGATGAAAAAGAAGCTCAGATTTTTGTCGGCGTGCAAATTCAAAACCGTGCTGATGCTGCAAAGATGGCAGAAAGTTTTGAAGCTTGCGGGTTCAAAACCCTTGACTTAACCGATGACGAACTGACCAAATTGCACTTACGTCACATGGTTGGCGGACGTTCTCCCCTCGCTTGCGATGAATTGCTTTATCGCTTCGAGTTTCCCGAACGTCCCGGCGCATTAATGAAGTTTGTCGGTTCTATGAGTCCCAACTGGAATATTAGTATGTTCCACTATCGCAACAATGGCGCAGACTACGGGCGAATTGTCGTAGGGATGCAAGTGCCTCCCCGCGAGATGGAAGAGTGGCAGGCATTTCTTGATACCCTCGGCTATCGCTATTGGGATGAAAGCAAGAATCCCGCCTACAAGCTGTTTTTGGGACAGGAAAATTGTATCCCGCTCTCGCCCTATCGCTAA
- a CDS encoding vWA domain-containing protein — MQKLTRILFATALTLSILCFPTKAFAKAKIQIAILLDSSNSMDGLIDQTRTQLWQIVNSLTKVTKDGEVPELEVALYHYGNDSLPSEEGYVRLLTGFTPELDLVSEKLFSIQTNGGQEYAGWVIRSAVKELNWSKNKEDFRVIFIAGNESFDQGPIVWRESVDLAAKGNTLVNTIYCGLSEDRERQLWASGADLAQGSHFNINQDEKTEFIKSPYDEKIATWNDKLNQTYIPYGAEGEVGQQRQTIEDSNSGMNLAMRGNSKASAYYNNASWDLIDALDKGIVSLEKLPNNALPKAMQGMTLAQKQEYVVTKKAERETIQKTIRDLYQKRSEYVEKQRQVSDSGSKNTLDSVIIQSLRKQLAAKGFKLQ; from the coding sequence ATGCAGAAACTAACTCGAATTTTATTCGCTACAGCCCTAACCTTGAGCATTTTGTGTTTTCCCACTAAAGCTTTTGCTAAAGCTAAAATTCAAATTGCCATCCTTTTAGATTCTAGTAATAGCATGGATGGACTCATAGATCAAACTCGTACTCAACTTTGGCAAATCGTCAACTCTTTAACTAAAGTAACCAAAGATGGCGAAGTCCCAGAATTAGAAGTTGCTTTATACCATTATGGGAATGATAGTTTACCCTCCGAAGAAGGTTATGTCAGACTTTTAACTGGATTTACTCCAGAATTAGATTTAGTTTCAGAAAAGTTATTTAGTATCCAAACCAACGGCGGTCAAGAATATGCTGGCTGGGTAATCCGCTCAGCTGTAAAAGAATTAAACTGGAGTAAAAATAAAGAAGATTTTCGGGTTATTTTTATTGCGGGTAATGAATCCTTCGATCAAGGCCCGATAGTTTGGAGGGAATCGGTCGATCTCGCTGCTAAGGGAAACACTTTAGTGAATACTATCTACTGTGGTTTATCAGAAGATCGGGAGCGACAACTTTGGGCTTCAGGAGCTGATTTAGCACAAGGTAGCCACTTCAATATTAATCAAGACGAAAAAACTGAATTTATTAAGTCTCCTTACGATGAGAAAATAGCTACTTGGAATGATAAGCTCAATCAAACTTACATTCCCTATGGTGCAGAAGGAGAAGTCGGACAACAACGTCAGACGATTGAAGATAGTAACTCCGGCATGAATTTGGCGATGCGCGGTAACTCCAAAGCTTCTGCCTATTACAACAATGCTTCTTGGGATTTGATTGATGCTCTCGATAAGGGAATCGTTAGCCTTGAGAAATTACCAAATAATGCTTTGCCGAAAGCTATGCAAGGGATGACTTTAGCTCAAAAGCAAGAATATGTAGTAACTAAGAAAGCCGAAAGAGAGACAATTCAAAAAACGATCCGCGACTTATATCAAAAACGTAGTGAATATGTTGAAAAACAGCGCCAAGTTAGTGATAGTGGAAGTAAAAATACTCTTGATTCTGTAATTATTCAAAGTCTTCGCAAGCAATTAGCAGCTAAAGGATTTAAACTTCAATAG